Proteins from one Leptonema illini DSM 21528 genomic window:
- a CDS encoding DUF342 domain-containing protein, with the protein MDRLKKTLLDAEESPQVDDKVVVVGLSIATCLNRAAEYFNRDLTMLDYEILERGKRSLFSKSPYRIMVSLLPASSAYADLEEFSMKIGAGDRLLSDELERFVEPKHRDGSVAVRIYLSGVFIVVQPAVGNGRPATVEDCTRRLEQRGIQSYNMRHIEQAIKDQSGEMIKVAEFQPRPEHDSNCRVEITPDEMKAYVTITAPKKGGRDLQVGDIVSALKAHGVVIGFKEDEIAAALNEDRYMQDILAAEGVPAKHGRDAYIDFKVKVKREMELREDEQGKVDFKELHLVENVVVGQILAEKMPAEKGTAGKSLFNRILPARDGKDVDLKPGKNTILSQDGMKLSAEINGQVVLSGTRLSVEPIYRVAGDVGPKSGNVMFLGSVHVGGSVLDNYEVKAAGNVEVRGSVQKAKIEGEGDIIIQSGIMGRDEAVVESTGGSVIAKFIQSAKILAAQDITVQESILHSHVEAGNEIVCSGRRAQIVGGVIRATKEVRARIIGSQAYTATQITVGTDPRILHQYEDLTRMVTETDTELKEKQREKSTLETRQKNDPETFGAEQVRRLKEAAEAIGTLTEKSKELKAEKEKLETYMEEMASEGKVVVEKEIFPGVIINIRNASYEVTERLTGVVFSYHEGHIKIGKPDRPGAGRRR; encoded by the coding sequence ATGGACCGACTGAAAAAAACGCTGCTTGATGCCGAAGAAAGCCCCCAGGTCGACGATAAGGTCGTCGTCGTCGGTCTTTCCATCGCCACCTGTTTGAACAGAGCGGCGGAGTATTTCAACCGTGACCTGACGATGCTTGACTATGAGATTCTCGAACGAGGCAAGCGCTCTCTTTTTTCGAAATCGCCCTATCGGATCATGGTCAGCCTGCTGCCGGCCTCAAGCGCCTACGCCGATCTTGAAGAATTTTCGATGAAGATCGGCGCGGGCGATCGCCTGCTCAGCGACGAGCTGGAGCGCTTTGTGGAGCCGAAACACAGAGACGGGTCTGTCGCCGTGCGTATCTATCTTTCAGGGGTTTTTATTGTCGTACAGCCGGCAGTTGGCAACGGGCGACCGGCGACGGTCGAGGATTGCACGCGTCGACTGGAGCAGCGCGGCATCCAGAGCTACAACATGCGGCATATCGAGCAGGCCATAAAGGATCAGAGCGGCGAGATGATCAAGGTCGCCGAATTCCAGCCACGGCCCGAGCATGACTCGAACTGTCGTGTGGAAATCACTCCCGACGAGATGAAGGCCTACGTAACGATTACGGCGCCGAAGAAAGGCGGTCGAGACTTACAGGTCGGCGATATCGTCAGCGCTCTCAAGGCGCATGGCGTCGTGATCGGATTCAAAGAAGACGAGATTGCCGCCGCTCTCAATGAAGACCGCTATATGCAGGACATACTCGCCGCCGAGGGCGTTCCGGCGAAACATGGCCGCGATGCCTACATCGACTTCAAGGTGAAGGTGAAGCGCGAGATGGAGCTGCGCGAGGACGAACAGGGCAAGGTGGACTTCAAAGAGCTGCATCTTGTGGAGAACGTCGTCGTCGGCCAGATTCTCGCCGAAAAGATGCCCGCCGAAAAAGGAACGGCCGGAAAATCGCTGTTTAACCGGATACTGCCGGCCCGTGACGGCAAAGACGTGGATCTCAAGCCGGGCAAAAACACCATTCTCTCTCAGGATGGCATGAAGCTGTCGGCTGAAATCAACGGACAGGTCGTGCTTTCAGGCACCCGCCTTTCGGTCGAGCCCATCTACAGGGTGGCCGGCGACGTCGGTCCGAAAAGCGGTAACGTCATGTTCCTCGGCTCGGTGCATGTAGGCGGCAGCGTCCTCGATAACTACGAGGTCAAAGCGGCCGGCAACGTCGAAGTTCGTGGATCGGTACAGAAGGCGAAAATCGAAGGTGAGGGCGATATCATTATTCAGTCCGGTATTATGGGCCGCGACGAAGCCGTCGTCGAGTCGACCGGAGGGTCGGTGATCGCGAAGTTTATTCAGTCGGCGAAGATACTTGCCGCCCAGGATATCACCGTTCAAGAGTCGATTCTGCACAGCCACGTAGAAGCCGGGAACGAGATCGTCTGTTCGGGCCGTCGCGCACAGATCGTCGGCGGCGTGATTCGGGCGACGAAAGAGGTGCGCGCTCGCATTATCGGCTCGCAGGCCTACACGGCGACTCAGATCACCGTCGGCACCGATCCGCGCATCCTGCATCAATACGAGGATCTGACGCGCATGGTGACCGAGACCGACACCGAACTGAAAGAAAAGCAGAGGGAGAAGTCGACGCTTGAAACGCGCCAGAAGAACGACCCCGAGACGTTTGGCGCCGAACAGGTGCGCCGCCTGAAAGAGGCGGCCGAGGCAATCGGAACTCTGACCGAGAAATCGAAGGAACTGAAGGCCGAGAAGGAAAAACTCGAAACGTATATGGAAGAGATGGCCTCTGAGGGGAAGGTCGTCGTCGAGAAAGAGATTTTCCCCGGCGTCATCATCAACATACGAAACGCCAGCTATGAAGTGACTGAAAGGTTAACCGGAGTCGTCTTCTCCTATCATGAAGGCCATATCAAGATCGGCAAACCCGATCGTCCGGGAGCGGGCAGGCGGCGATGA
- the thrC gene encoding threonine synthase has protein sequence MSQSQPFHTELRCMDCSSVYPIDAVLFRCPSCDGLLDVHHDVNPLKAIPATEWKQRFEQRFRTGQHPYNSGVWGKKEWVLPGIKDENIVSLGEGATPLVPVPGLAGPLGLAELWIKQCGISHTGSFKDLGMTVLVSHVNDLIKAGKPIRAVACASTGDTSAALAAYGAWAGIPVIIFLPEGKISTAQLVQPLASGATVIQLNTDFDGCMEVVRDVTADPSAGIYLANSMNPLRIEGQKTVGIEVIQQLAWQVPDWIVIPGGNLGNVSALGAGFELLLEMGLISKAPRICVAQAAHANPLYQSFQTSYREYRPVKAQKTLASAIQIGAPVSYRRAVRALERFGGVVEQASEEELANAAARGDRAGLFNDPHTGVALACTEKLIAAGTIEKGQKVVVISTAHGLKFSEFKTGYHNRSLDGVRSDYANQPISCEPDVDAVKRILDGIHGSV, from the coding sequence ATGTCTCAGTCACAACCGTTTCACACCGAACTTCGCTGCATGGATTGCAGCTCCGTTTATCCGATTGATGCCGTCTTATTTCGCTGCCCTTCTTGCGACGGACTACTCGACGTCCATCATGACGTCAATCCGCTCAAGGCAATTCCGGCCACGGAATGGAAGCAGCGCTTTGAACAGCGATTCCGTACCGGACAGCATCCGTATAACTCCGGCGTGTGGGGCAAGAAGGAATGGGTGCTACCGGGCATCAAAGACGAGAACATCGTTTCCCTTGGCGAAGGCGCCACCCCGCTTGTTCCCGTTCCCGGCCTTGCCGGTCCGCTTGGACTGGCCGAGCTCTGGATCAAACAATGTGGCATCTCACATACGGGATCGTTCAAAGATCTCGGTATGACGGTACTTGTCAGTCATGTGAATGATCTGATCAAGGCCGGCAAACCCATCCGCGCCGTCGCCTGCGCCTCGACCGGCGATACAAGCGCCGCTCTGGCCGCCTATGGAGCCTGGGCCGGCATTCCCGTGATCATCTTTCTGCCCGAGGGCAAGATCTCGACGGCACAGCTTGTGCAGCCGCTTGCAAGCGGTGCAACCGTGATTCAGCTGAATACGGACTTTGACGGCTGTATGGAGGTTGTGCGCGACGTAACGGCCGATCCATCGGCGGGCATCTATCTGGCGAATTCGATGAATCCGCTGCGCATCGAAGGCCAGAAGACCGTCGGCATCGAGGTGATCCAGCAGCTGGCATGGCAGGTGCCCGACTGGATCGTCATCCCCGGAGGAAACCTCGGTAACGTATCGGCGCTGGGAGCAGGCTTTGAGCTTCTTCTTGAGATGGGGCTTATTTCAAAGGCTCCGCGCATCTGTGTTGCCCAGGCCGCTCATGCGAATCCGCTCTATCAGAGCTTTCAAACGTCTTACAGAGAATACCGACCCGTAAAGGCGCAGAAGACGCTTGCCTCAGCCATTCAAATCGGAGCGCCTGTGAGTTATCGCCGGGCTGTCCGGGCTCTGGAGCGTTTCGGAGGCGTGGTCGAGCAGGCCAGCGAAGAAGAGCTGGCAAACGCCGCGGCGCGAGGCGACAGGGCGGGGCTTTTCAATGATCCGCATACGGGTGTCGCCCTTGCCTGCACCGAGAAACTCATCGCCGCCGGAACGATCGAAAAGGGTCAGAAGGTCGTCGTCATCTCAACGGCGCACGGGCTGAAGTTCTCGGAATTCAAAACAGGCTATCATAATCGATCGCTTGACGGGGTTCGCTCGGATTACGCGAATCAGCCGATCTCATGCGAGCCCGACGTCGATGCGGTGAAGAGAATCCTTGACGGCATTCACGGTTCTGTCTGA